One Anopheles marshallii chromosome 3, idAnoMarsDA_429_01, whole genome shotgun sequence genomic region harbors:
- the LOC128713757 gene encoding low density lipoprotein receptor adapter protein 1-like, giving the protein MAFFKSIWKNSSKHKKLCEELALANSIRDFSENHEEPEEGSNEAISYSVKYLGNTAVPTPRSENATAEAVKSIITAAKGNKKLQRVSLSISPKGIEMIDTGTGETLLQVSIYQISYCSADANHDHVFAFVGCTLGSEAEVKEMCFRRTAEEINLEGPLVCHAFLCQKRKMAQTVTLTVARSFERAFQIWQSKQFHAERRRKDLEERMERELSGSQELARKNASNAAEREQRDESECRSLLIDFNSDLTEICADTQHHRELLQNTWVSFEDDQKPQEFLAVPTLTSNSGWSGMAICSN; this is encoded by the exons ATGGCCTTCTTCAAGAGCATTTGGAAAAACAGCTCCAAGCACAAGA AATTGTGTGAAGAGCTCGCACTGGCGAACAGTATTCGTGACTTTTCGGAAAACCACGAAGAACCCGAGGAAGGTTCGAATGAAGCCATCAGCTACAGTGTCAAATACTTGGGCAACACTGCTGTGCCGACGCCACGGTCCGAAAACGCGACGGCGGAAGCGGTGAAGAGCATCATAACAGCAGCCAAAG GCAATAAGAAATTGCAACGTGTCtcactatcaatctcaccGAAAGGCATCGAAATGATCGACACCGGTACTGGGGAAACGTTGCTCCAGGTTTCGATCTATCAAATCTCGTACTGTTCGGCCGACGCCAACCATGACCACGTGTTCGCGTTCGTCGGCTGCACGCTCGGTTCGGAGGCCGAGGTGAAGGAGATGTGCTTCCGGCGTACGGCGGAAGAGATTAATCTCGAGGGACCGCTCGTGTGCCATGCCTTCCTGTGCCAGAAGCGAAAAATGGCCCAAACCGTCACGCTAACCGTGGCACGCAGCTTCGAGCGTGCGTTCCAGATCTGGCAAAGCAAGCAGTTCCATGCGGAACGCCGACGTAAGGATCTGGAGGAGCGCATGGAGCGCGAATTGAGTGGCAGTCAGGAATTGGCGCGTAAAAATGCATCGAACGCAGCCGAGCGCGAGCAGCGCGATGAAAGCGAATGTCGCAGTTTGCTGATCGACTTTAACTCCGATTTGACGGAAATATGTGCCGATACGCAACATCATCGGGAACTTTTGCAGAACACTTGG GTATCATTTGAAGATGATCAAAAGCCACAAGAGTTTCTCGCGGTGCCAACATTAACGTCCAACTCCGGCTGGAGCGGGATGGCCATCTGTTCGAACTGA
- the LOC128712438 gene encoding general transcription factor IIH subunit 3, which yields MDENKDASLLVIVLDTNPSQRIIREKPHNLTQCLDSIVAFANAHLMQKAQNKLAVLACHHHATQFLYPTPGKPLDIRQVDGQYEVFTLVEKTIKQKLAHLINTAPPLTTPTESLLAGSMSMALCYIARINRNKVPGTKINARVLVVTGSNECASQYMTYMNVFFTAQKQGVVIDVCALDKALSLLQQGCDITGGQYLRLEQLEGFLQYLLWVFLPDPQMRCKLVLPPPVKVDYRAACFCHRELIDIGYVCSVCLSIFCKFSPICTTCHTVFKAPAPIAAKPKKKKLKA from the exons ATGGATG AAAACAAGGACGCTAGCTTATTGGTCATTGTGCTCGATACAAATCCCTCGCAGCGAATAATTCGCGAAAAACCTCACAATCTCACGCAGTGCCTAGACTCGATTGTTGCGTTTGCAAATGCGCACCTTATGCAAAAGGCACAAAATAAGCTAGCTGTGTTAGCCTGCCATCATCATGCAAC ACAATTCCTGTACCCGACACCTGGGAAACCGCTCGACATCCGGCAGGTTGATGGGCAGTACGAAGTGTTTACGTTGGTGGAGAAAACCATCAAGCAGAAGCTAGCGCACCTGATCAACACTGCGCCGCCTTTAACGACACCGACGGAATCGCTTTTGGCCGGCAGCATGTCAATGGCACTGTGTTACATTGCAAGG ATAAATCGTAACAAAGTTCCTGGTACAAAAATTAATGCGCGAGTGCTGGTGGTTACGGGCAGTAACGAGTGTGCCTCACAGTACATGACTTACATGAATGTGTTTTTCACAGCACAGAAGCAAGGTGTCGTTATAGATGTTTGTGCGCTCGATAAGGCACTTAGTTTGCTGCAGCAGGGTTGCGATATTACCGGCGGACAGTACCTTCGGCTGGAGCAGCTGGAGGGTTTTCTTCAGTATCTTTTG TGGGTGTTCCTGCCAGATCCGCAGATGCGCTGCAAGCTCGTTTTACCACCGCCGGTAAAGGTTGATTATCGTGCTGCCTGTTTCTGCCATCGTGAACTGATCGACATTGGTTAcgtttgttccgtttgtttgtccaTCTTCTGTAAATTCAGTCCCATCTGTACCACTTGCCA tACCGTATTCAAAGCTCCGGCACCAATAGCAGCCaaaccgaagaaaaagaaacttaaGGCATAA
- the LOC128714136 gene encoding 5-methylcytosine rRNA methyltransferase NSUN4 codes for MLRPNHRLPLILYRFRHAKTHWSELQKKQFPKDRALENFDDFYGSVFGARWKSIRIALQCEHKYVALVNQFGDTEETIQQLQSDGAISLRDIYLARKNDLADGNQQMFGSGKVFQMEERVASFRDNRKQSERDSLYRADPAAAPNSISSSGIDSDRISSAETIEADVVDYKKSLDKSLKDDSEIDYQRLVDPGVGSAAALHEFVPASKLKGMEDYVFESEHYKYYSNSTDFPLKIEMEESFNIPEQLHLYTYERANVSTFRSPRKCTTGVLSHFLFDGASCLPPLILDVQPGERVLDACAAPGGKSLLLLQTLLPGTMVMNDVRENRCNRIRQLMRQYLYDFDEKWKQKCCFITQHDARNLQEHSMYDRVLVDVPCTNDRHSVMENDNNIFKPSRVKERLRLPEVQASILGNCLKLLRPGGTLVYSTCSLSPVQNDGVVHMALSNVFSDTGLTFTIKDLSLMMQPLQDIFKFANPSTLKYGQLVLPFLPANFGPMYICKIVRNE; via the exons ATGCTGCGACCGAATCACCGGCTACCTTTAATTTTATATCGATTTCGTCATGCTAAGACGCATTGG TCTGAACTGCAAAAGAAACAGTTTCCAAAGGACCGTGCGCTGGAAAACTTCGACGATTTTTACGGTTCCGTGTTCGGAGCACGTTGGAAAAGCATACGGATTGCACTTCAGTGTGAACACAAGTACGTTGCGCTGGTGAACCAGTTTGGAGACACCGAAGAAACCATACAACAATTGCAATCAGACGGTGCCATTAGTTTGCGGGATATTTACCTTGCGAGGAAAAATGACTTGGCGGACGGTAATCAGCAGATGTTCGGAAGCGGGAAAGTGTTTCAGATGGAGGAACGTGTTGCATCTTTCCGAGATAACCGAAAACAGTCGGAAAGGGACAGTCTGTACCGTGCAgaccctgctgctgctcctaaTAGTATAAGCTCATCGGGCATCGATTCTGACCGGATTTCATCAGCGGAAACAATTGAAGCAGATGTAGTCGATTACAAAAAATCTCTGGACAAGAGCTTGAAAGATGACTCGGAAATTGACTATCAACGGTTGGTTGATCCTGGCGTTGGCTCAGCGGCAGCATTGCACGAATTCGTCCCAGCGTCCAAGCTTAAAGGCATGGAGGATTACGTTTTCGAGTCGGAACATTACAAATATTACAGTAACAGCACGGATTTCCCGcttaaaattgaaatggaagAATCGTTCAACATCCCGGAACAGTTGCACCTTTACACGTACGAACGAGCGAACGTTTCAACCTTTCGAAGCCCTCGCAAATGTACAACCGGAGTTTTGTCACACTTCCTGTTCGATGGTGCTTCCTGCTTACCGCCACTAATCCTCGATGTCCAGCCGGGAGAACGAGTGCTAGATGCATGTGCTGCTCCGGGTGGAAAATCACTCCTCTTGCTACAAACCCTTCTTCCCGGTACGATGGTTATGAACGATGTACGGGAAAATCGGTGTAATCGAATCCGTCAACTGATGCGCCAGTATTTGTATGATTTCGATGAaaagtggaaacaaaaatgttgcttcatTACCCAACACGATGCACGCAACCTGCAAGAACACTCCATGTACGATCGGGTACTTGTGGACGTGCCGTGCACAAACGACCGGCACTCGGTGATGGAGAACGAtaataacattttcaaaccGTCACGCGTTAAGGAGCGTTTACGGTTGCCGGAAGTGCAGGCGAGTATTTTGGGCAACTGTTTGAAGCTGCTGCGACCGGGCGGAACGTTAGTGTACTCTACGTGCAGCTTGAGCCCTGTGCAGAACGATGGTGTCGTGCATATGGCTTTGAGTAATGTTTTTAGTGACACGGGATTAACGTTTACGATCAA GGATCTCAGTTTGATGATGCAACCGCTGCAGGACATCTTTAAATTTGCAAATCCATCAACACTCAAGTACGGACAGCTGGTGCTCCCTTTTCTACCGGCCAATTTTGGACCGATGTACATCTGCAAAATCGTTCGAAATGAGTAG